From one Rhodamnia argentea isolate NSW1041297 chromosome 1, ASM2092103v1, whole genome shotgun sequence genomic stretch:
- the LOC115738918 gene encoding ACT domain-containing protein ACR4-like isoform X1, with translation MDCWSSPLAVDDEFEKLVLRMNPPRVTVDNASSKNATLVKVDSANKRGSLLEVVQVLTDMNLMIRRAYISSDGEWFMDVFHVTDQKGNKLSEDDVAERIQLSLGPRIRSFRSLRSSVGVQAAAEHTTIELTGRDRPGLLSEVFAVLANLKCNVVAAEVWTHNSRMASVVYITDEASSLPIDDPDRLAKIKQLLLFVLKGNRDKKSANTAVTVGSTHTERRLHQLMYADRDYDVDGVDGGSAGERTKISVTVDNCTDKGYTVVTLRCQDRPKLIFDTVCTLTDMDYVVFHGTVIAEGPEAYQEYYIRHVDGSPISSEAERQRVIHCLGAAIKRRTSEGIKLELCCDDRVGLLSNVTRIFRENGLSVTRAEVTTRGSQAVNMFYVTDSAGNPVKSEIIEAVRRQIGLTILRVKDDSYSQSPTQDTGKFSLGNLFRSRSEKFLYNLGLIKSCS, from the exons ATGGATTGCTGGTCTTCTCCTCTCGCCGTCGATGACGAGTTCGAGAAACTTGTTCTTAGAATGAACCCACCGAG GGTCACAGTTGATAATGCCTCCAGCAAAAACGCCACTCTGGTCAAG GTTGATAGCGCCAATAAGCGTGGGAGCTTATTAGAGGTGGTTCAGGTCCTGACTGATATGAATCTCATGATTCGCCGGGCTTATATTTCTTCTGATGGAGAGTGGTTTATGGATG TGTTTCACGTGACGGATCAGAAAGGGAACAAGCTTTCTGAAGATGATGTTGCTGAACGGATTCAACTG TCACTGGGCCCCAGAATACGGAGTTTTCGGTCCTTGAGGAGCTCTGTCGGTGTCCAAGCTGCCGCAGAACACACAACTATTGAACTGACGGGGAGAGACCGGCCGGGCTTGCTTTCAGAGGTTTTTGCAGTTCTGGCCAACCTGAAATGTAATGTAGTGGCTGCAGAAGTCTGGACCCACAATTCGAGGATGGCATCAGTGGTTTATATCACCGACGAAGCGTCCAGTTTGCCAATTGACGATCCCGACCGCCTTGCTAAGATAAAGCAGTTGCTCCTATTCGTGTTGAAGGGCAACAGAGATAAGAAGAGTGCGAATACCGCTGTCACAGTGGGCTCCACTCACACCGAAAGGAGGCTCCATCAGTTGATGTATGCAGATCGCGATTACGATGTGGATGGTGTGGACGGAGGATCTGCAGGAGAGCGGACCAAAATTTCTGTAACGGTTGATAATTGCACAGACAAGGGATATACTGTTGTGACCTTGAGATGCCAGGATCGCCCTAAATTAATCTTCGATACGGTGTGCACCTTGACAGATATGGATTATGTCGTGTTCCATGGAACTGTCATTGCCGAGGGACCTGAGGCTTATCAG GAATATTACATCAGGCACGTGGATGGTTCACCGATTAGTTCCGAGGCAGAGAGGCAAAGGGTGATTCATTGTTTGGGGGCTGCGATTAAGAGGCGAACTTCTGAG GGAATAAAACTAGAACTCTGTTGTGACGACAGAGTTGGCCTTCTGTCCAATGTGACTCGAATATTCAGAGAAAATGGTCTGTCAGTCACTCGGGCTGAGGTTACCACGAGGGGTTCTCAAGCTGTGAATATGTTTTATGTGACCGATTCCGCCGGTAATCCAGTCAAGAGCGAGATAATCGAGGCTGTCCGGAGACAGATTGGCCTGACGATACTTCGCGTTAAGGACGATTCCTACTCGCAGTCTCCAACACAAGACACCGGTAAATTCTCTCTGGGCAACCTCTTCCGCTCACGGTCGGAGAAGTTCCTTTACAATCTGGGCTTGATAAAATCATGTTCGTGA
- the LOC115739009 gene encoding glucose-6-phosphate 1-dehydrogenase, chloroplastic-like has translation MATFSSAHCRPHATTPPSSLSRPRLSPSDCEHRRRVTLSSIPSSAQSPSRLRRSCCANAVRVQEGAGAATIIPVENELPWKKSKDSLSLTVPEVENINISKNESTVSITVVGASGDLAKKKIFPALFALFCEGCLPEHFSIYGYARSKMTDADLRNMISKSLTCRIDRSENCEEKMDQFLKRCFYHSGHYDSLENFAELDKKLKLHEGRRISNRLFYLSIPPNIFVDAVRCSSSSAASGNGWTRVIVEKPFGWDSESSAALTKALKQYLEENQIFRIDHYLGKELVENLSILRFSNLIFEPLWSRQYIRNVQLIFSEDFGTEGRGGYFDNYGIIRDIMQNHLLQILTLFAMETPVSLDAEDIRNEKVKVLRCMKPLHLDDVVIGQYTSHKEGSTTYPAYTDDKTVPKGSLTPTFAAAALFINNARWEGVPFLMKAGKALQDRRTEIRVQFRHVPGNLYNQKHGTEFDQATNELVIRVQPDEAIYLMINNKVPGLEMKLDCSNLNLCYAARYPKEIPDAYERLLLDAIDGERRLFIRSDELDAAWAIFTPVLKEIEEKKTVPESYPYGSQGPVGAHCLAARYNIQWGDLGTGQ, from the exons ATGGCAACCTTTTCTTCTGCACATTGTCGACCACATGCAACAACCCCACCCTCTTCGTTGTCGCGGCCTCGTCTATCCCCTTCAGATTGCGAGCATCGTCGCCGAGTGACGCTTTCCTCCATCCCAAGCAGCGCGCAGTCGCCGTCTCGGCTTCGCCGGAGTTGCTGCGCCAATGCGGTTCGCGTGCAAGAAG GTGCAGGGGCTGCGACAATCATTCCTGTTGAGAATGAACTTCCCTGGAAGAAATCGAAAGACTCCTTGTCATTGACCGTGCCCGAGGTGGAAAACATAAATATCAGCAAGAATGAGTCTACTGTCAGCATCACAGTGGTTGGGGCCTCTGGAGACCTTGCCAAAAAGAAGATCTTTCCTGCGCTTTTTGCGCTATTTTGTGAAGGCTGTCTACCTGAG CACTTCTCTATATATGGTTATGCTCGGAGTAAGATGACCGATGCCGACCTTAGAAACATGATCAGTAAATCTCTAACTTGCAGGATCGATAGAAG TGAGAATTGTGAAGAAAAGATGGACCAGTTCCTGAAGAGATGTTTCTATCATTCAGGCCATTATGATTCCCTGGAGAACTTTGCAGAGCTAGATAAGAAGCTGAAGCTGCACGAG GGCAGGAGAATTTCTAATCGCCTCTTCTATTTGTCGATTCCTCCAAATATCTTCGTAGATGCTGTAAGATGTTCAAGCTCATCAGCTGCATCCGGAAACGGCTGGACTAGAGTAATTGTGGAGAAACCTTTCGGCTGGGATTCAGAATCCTCAGCAGCTCTGACAAAAGCACTCAAGCAATACttagaggaaaatcaaatattcAG GATCGACCATTACTTAGGAAAGGAGCTAGTGGAGAACTTGTCAATTCTCCGCTTCTCAAACCTCATTTTTGAACCTTTGTGGTCGAGACAGTATATAAGGAATGTACAGTTGATATTCTCAGAAGATTTTGGCACCGAAGGGCGTGGAGG GTACTTTGACAACTACGGAATAATAAGGGACATCATGCAAAACCATCTACTTCAAATACTAACCCTTTTTGCCATGGAAACTCCAGTCAGCTTGGATGCAGAGGATATAAGAAATGAGAAG GTCAAAGTTTTACGTTGCATGAAGCCTTTACATCTTGATGACGTGGTAATTGGTCAGTACACGAGCCACAAGGAGGGATCGACCACTTACCCGGCCTACACCGATGACAAGACCGTGCCGAAGGGGAGCTTAACTCCTACTTTTGCCGCAGCAGCCCTTTTCATAAACAACGCAAGATGGGAAGGGGTGCCTTTCTTGATGAAAGCTGGAAAAGCATTACAAGATCGGAG GACTGAGATAAGGGTACAGTTCAGGCATGTGCCTGGCAATTTGTATAACCAGAAACATGGGACGGAATTTGATCAAGCCACGAATGAGCTTGTCATCAGAGTGCAGCCAGATGAGGCTATTTATTTAATGATAAACAATAAGGTCCCTGGGTTGGAAATGAAATTGGACTGCAGTAATCTGAATCTATGCTACGCCGCAAG ATATCCAAAGGAGATTCCCGATGCATATGAGAGGCTTTTGCTTGATGCTATTGATGGGGAAAGGAGGCTTTTTATCCGTAGTGATGAGTTGGATGCTGCTTGGGCTATCTTCACGCCGGTGTTAAAAGAGATTGAGGAGAAGAAAACCGTCCCCGAGAGCTACCCATATGGCAGTCAGGGCCCTGTTGGGGCACACTGTCTTGCCGCAAGGTACAACATACAGTGGGGTGATCTCGGCACAGGCCAGTGA
- the LOC115738918 gene encoding ACT domain-containing protein ACR4-like isoform X2 gives MDCWSSPLAVDDEFEKLVLRMNPPRVTVDNASSKNATLVKVDSANKRGSLLEVVQVLTDMNLMIRRAYISSDGEWFMDVFHVTDQKGNKLSEDDVAERIQLSLGPRIRSFRSLRSSVGVQAAAEHTTIELTGRDRPGLLSEVFAVLANLKCNVVAAEVWTHNSRMASVVYITDEASSLPIDDPDRLAKIKQLLLFVLKGNRDKKSANTAVTVGSTHTERRLHQLMYADRDYDVDGVDGGSAGERTKISVTVDNCTDKGYTVVTLRCQDRPKLIFDTEYYIRHVDGSPISSEAERQRVIHCLGAAIKRRTSEGIKLELCCDDRVGLLSNVTRIFRENGLSVTRAEVTTRGSQAVNMFYVTDSAGNPVKSEIIEAVRRQIGLTILRVKDDSYSQSPTQDTGKFSLGNLFRSRSEKFLYNLGLIKSCS, from the exons ATGGATTGCTGGTCTTCTCCTCTCGCCGTCGATGACGAGTTCGAGAAACTTGTTCTTAGAATGAACCCACCGAG GGTCACAGTTGATAATGCCTCCAGCAAAAACGCCACTCTGGTCAAG GTTGATAGCGCCAATAAGCGTGGGAGCTTATTAGAGGTGGTTCAGGTCCTGACTGATATGAATCTCATGATTCGCCGGGCTTATATTTCTTCTGATGGAGAGTGGTTTATGGATG TGTTTCACGTGACGGATCAGAAAGGGAACAAGCTTTCTGAAGATGATGTTGCTGAACGGATTCAACTG TCACTGGGCCCCAGAATACGGAGTTTTCGGTCCTTGAGGAGCTCTGTCGGTGTCCAAGCTGCCGCAGAACACACAACTATTGAACTGACGGGGAGAGACCGGCCGGGCTTGCTTTCAGAGGTTTTTGCAGTTCTGGCCAACCTGAAATGTAATGTAGTGGCTGCAGAAGTCTGGACCCACAATTCGAGGATGGCATCAGTGGTTTATATCACCGACGAAGCGTCCAGTTTGCCAATTGACGATCCCGACCGCCTTGCTAAGATAAAGCAGTTGCTCCTATTCGTGTTGAAGGGCAACAGAGATAAGAAGAGTGCGAATACCGCTGTCACAGTGGGCTCCACTCACACCGAAAGGAGGCTCCATCAGTTGATGTATGCAGATCGCGATTACGATGTGGATGGTGTGGACGGAGGATCTGCAGGAGAGCGGACCAAAATTTCTGTAACGGTTGATAATTGCACAGACAAGGGATATACTGTTGTGACCTTGAGATGCCAGGATCGCCCTAAATTAATCTTCGATACG GAATATTACATCAGGCACGTGGATGGTTCACCGATTAGTTCCGAGGCAGAGAGGCAAAGGGTGATTCATTGTTTGGGGGCTGCGATTAAGAGGCGAACTTCTGAG GGAATAAAACTAGAACTCTGTTGTGACGACAGAGTTGGCCTTCTGTCCAATGTGACTCGAATATTCAGAGAAAATGGTCTGTCAGTCACTCGGGCTGAGGTTACCACGAGGGGTTCTCAAGCTGTGAATATGTTTTATGTGACCGATTCCGCCGGTAATCCAGTCAAGAGCGAGATAATCGAGGCTGTCCGGAGACAGATTGGCCTGACGATACTTCGCGTTAAGGACGATTCCTACTCGCAGTCTCCAACACAAGACACCGGTAAATTCTCTCTGGGCAACCTCTTCCGCTCACGGTCGGAGAAGTTCCTTTACAATCTGGGCTTGATAAAATCATGTTCGTGA
- the LOC115738951 gene encoding uncharacterized protein LOC115738951, producing the protein MDQSHRAKKLKPMKKHKKNRLIPPNNHLILNLLTGLMCILACSNHFFLPSSSIESYLDHFLSVTLPRLESTFLHPKCLFLVVNAIVMFLIGESRLRALPSSPADDLYTEYVRQVSQGKKDFKVYDPVPRKKNNKERDSKKNFIGENQEVEEVREERTRTLLEKGKEEEEEELPAEELNRRVEAFIARVNKRRRLEARTLTCADA; encoded by the coding sequence ATGGATCAATCTCATAGAGCCAAAAAGCTCAAACCCATGAAGAAACACAAGAAGAACCGCCTCATCCCACCCAATAACCATTTGATTCTCAATCTTCTCACCGGATTAATGTGCATTTTAGCCTGTTCTAAccattttttccttccctcatCCTCCATAGAGTCTTACCTGGATCATTTTCTATCTGTCACGCTCCCTCGCCTAGAGTCGACCTTCCTTCACCCGAAATGCCTCTTCTTGGTGGTCAACGCCATCGTCATGTTCCTCATCGGTGAATCGAGGCTCCGGGCATTGCCCTCGTCTCCGGCCGACGACCTCTACACCGAGTACGTCCGCCAAGTCAGTCAAGGCAAGAAGGATTTCAAAGTTTACGATCCCGttccaaggaagaaaaataataaggaGAGGGACTCTAAGAAGAACTTTATTGGCGAAAACCAAGAAGTTGAAGAAGTGAGAGAAGAACGGACAAGGACATTGTTGGAGAAGGgtaaagaggaggaggaggaggaattgCCTGCTGAGGAATTGAATAGGAGAGTTGAAGCGTTCATTGCTAGGGTTAATAAGCGAAGGCGGCTTGAGGCCAGAACTTTAACATGTGCCGACGCATGA